The Salvelinus namaycush isolate Seneca chromosome 1, SaNama_1.0, whole genome shotgun sequence genome has a window encoding:
- the LOC120048225 gene encoding transmembrane protein 41B-like, whose translation MAKKRRERREADSVSSVTLHEEPKTKFNEAQTLKETQYTGGGSARMSLLILLSIFTCAASVMYLVYRNFPELNDDERATIKIPKDMDDAKALGTVLSKYKDTYYTQVLVAYFTTYIFLQTFAIPGSIFLSILSGYLYPFPLALFLVCLCSGLGASFCFMLSYLVGRPVVYRYLTERVQKWSQQVDKHRDHLINYIIFLRITPFLPNWFINITSPIINVPLGFFFLGTFFGVAPPSFVAINAGTTLYKLTTAGEAVSWNSLIVLGVLAILSILPVCFQKKLQQKME comes from the exons ATGGCCAAGAAACGAAGAGAAAGACGAGAGGCCGATAGTGTTTCGTCAGTAACGTTACACGAGGAACCGAAGACAAAATTTAACGAGGCACAAACCCTCAAAG AGACTCAATACACTGGAGGGGGCTCAGCTCGCATGTCTCTCCTCATCCTGCTGTCTATCTTCACCTGCGCTGCTTCTGTCATGTACCTAGTGTACAGGAATTTCCCAGAGCTCAACGA TGATGAGAGGGCTACTATTAAAATCCCCAAAGATATGGATGATGCTAAAGCCTTGGGCACTGTACTTTCCAAATATAAGGACACCTACTACACCCAAGTGTTAGTAGCCTACTTTACCACCTATATCTT CCTCCAGACATTTGCGATCCCTGGATCCATCTTCCTCAGTATCCTGTCTGGTTatctctaccccttccccctgGCTCTTTTCCTTGTCTGCCTG TGCTCTGGCCTGGGGGCTTCCTTCTGCTTCATGCTATCTTATCTAGTGGGGCGACCAGTGGTCTACAGATACCTGACAGAGAGAGTCCAGAAATGGTCCCAGCAG GTTGACAAGCACAGAGATCATCTCATCAATTACATCATATTTCTGAGGATCACTCCCTTTCTCCCCAACTGGTTCATCAACATCACCTCACCCATCATCAATGTGCCTTTGGGGTTCTTCTTCCTTGGTACTTTCTTTG GAGTGGCCCCACCGTCCTTTGTGGCGATCAACGCTGGTACAACACTGTACAAACTGACGACAGCTGGGGAGGCAGTGTCCTGGAACTCTCTGATTGTGCTAGGTGTCCTGGCCATACTCTCTATCCTGCCTGTTTGCTTCCAGAAGAAACTGCAGCAGAAGATGGAGTAG